In Erigeron canadensis isolate Cc75 chromosome 1, C_canadensis_v1, whole genome shotgun sequence, a single window of DNA contains:
- the LOC122604621 gene encoding F-box/kelch-repeat protein At3g23880-like encodes MSDHLCEELVDEIFLRLPVKSLVRYRSLSKYWFSYIASPDFIKRHKLLSVNTPLKLLVKHYPLDPEFWQSRSEFVYTLLSENRLSLDYQTAVSMDVAEGDLPCKDFEVVGSCNGILCVVDKQKIFTLWNPSIRRKLTIPLPQRYTADTRDLRALGFGVDPITDDYKIVMISYSQTDPSVYSMKTNTWSIIDSPTMPLKKVMSRACLVNGTLYWVVECTTTEICIMTFDLSINVCGKIEFPEPWDATKKLMIIKDSLAVLYTECLNEWIWVIEERNNSASWSRVVSSPTYSFYEPVGRVLQLSNGDFLLHKYNLGISVCNPLRGESSFPCKYISDVIDMETYAESLVLLDTGVVFRLNPWFGKKSYPTSDNSLPALTPGSKHDESRQNMKTHVFCFCIFMCLILYLIVVF; translated from the coding sequence ATGTCAGATCATCTATGTGAAGAATTGGTGGATGAAATCTTTCTAAGGTTACCTGTCAAATCCCTCGTCCGTTATAGATCTCTCTCCAAGTATTGGTTTTCATATATTGCTAGCCCAGATTTCATAAAAAGACACAAACTTCTATCTGTGAATACTCCGCTGAAACTCCTCGTCAAGCACTATCCTCTCGACCCAGAGTTCTGGCAAAGTCGTAGTGAATTTGTTTACACATTGTTATCAGAAAACAGATTATCATTGGATTATCAGACAGCTGTAAGCATGGATGTAGCAGAAGGTGATCTCCCATGCAAAGATTTTGAAGTTGTTGGTTCATGTAATGGGATTCTCTGTGTGGTGGACAAGCAAAAGATTTTTACCTTATGGAACCCCTCGATTAGGCGCAAACTAACCATACCTCTGCCCCAACGTTATACGGCAGATACACGTGATCTGCGTGCACTAGGTTTTGGGGTCGACCCAATCACTGATGACTACAAGATTGTGATGATTTCCTACTCTCAAACAGATCCATCGGTTTACTCTATGAAGACAAACACTTGGTCTATTATTGATTCCCCTACCAtgccattaaaaaaagttatgtcAAGGGCGTGTTTGGTCAATGGAACATTGTATTGGGTAGTTGAATGTACGACAACCGAAATATGTATAATGACATTTGATTTGAGTATAAATGTTTGTGGCAAAATTGAGTTTCCGGAACCATGGGATGCAACTAAAAAATTGATGATCATCAAAGATTCCCTAGCTGTGCTTTATACAGAATGTTTAAATGAATGGATTTGGGTGATAGAAGAGAGAAATAATAGTGCTTCTTGGTCTAGGGTTGTTAGCTCGCCTACCTATTCATTTTATGAACCGGTAGGCCGAGTTTTGCAGCTGTCCAATGGTGATTTCCTGCTCCACAAATACAATTTGGGGATCAGTGTTTGTAACCCATTAAGAGGAGAGAGCTCATTTCCCTGCAAATATATTTCTGACGTCATTGACATGGAAACATATGCCGAAAGCCTTGTTTTGCTAGATACAGGAGTTGTTTTCCGGTTAAATCCCTGGTTCGGTAAAAAAAGTTATCCTACTAGCGACAACAGTTTACCTGCTTTGACTCCTGGCTCGAAACATGATGAGTCAAGGCAGAACATGAAAACCcatgtattttgtttttgcatttttatgtgtttgatcttgtacttgatcGTAGTTTTCTGA
- the LOC122604710 gene encoding F-box/kelch-repeat protein At3g23880-like: MSAYLCEELTDDIFLGLPVKSLIRFRSLSKYWFSHIASPDFIKRHKLRSANTPLKLLVKHYPLDPKFWHSRSRFVYTLLSEDKLSLDYQTALSMDVAERDLPSKDFEVVGSCNGILCVVDKQKIFTLWNPSIRRKLTIPLPQRYTADTRDLRALGFGVDPITDDYKIVMISYSQTDPSVYSMKTNTWSIIDSPTMPLKKVMSRACLVNGTLYWVVECTTTEICIMTFDLSINVCGKIEFPEPWDATTKLMIIKDSLAVLYTECLNEWIWVIEERNNSASWSRVVSSPTCSFYEPVGRVLQLSNGDFLLHKYNLGLTVCNPVRGESSFPCSYISDIIDMEIYAESLVLLDRGVVCRFNPWFLKERYPGGDSGSPNLTLVSQSKSALGISQLLGFVCSQMVTFFTF, encoded by the coding sequence ATGTCAGCTTATCTTTGTGAAGAATTGACCGATGATATCTTTCTAGGATTACCAGTCAAATCACTCATCCGATTCAGATCTCTCTCCAAGTATTGGTTTTCTCATATTGCTAGCCCGGATTTCATAAAAAGACACAAACTTCGATCTGCAAACACTCCGCTGAAACTCCTCGTCAAGCACTATCCTCTCGACCCAAAGTTCTGGCATAGTCGTAGTAGATTTGTTTATACATTGTTATCGGAAGACAAATTATCATTGGATTATCAGACAGCTCTAAGCATGGATGTAGCAGAACGTGATCTCCCGAGCAAAGATTTTGAAGTTGTTGGTTCATGTAATGGGATTCTCTGTGTGGTGGACAAGCAAAAGATTTTTACCTTATGGAACCCCTCGATTAGGCGCAAACTAACCATACCTCTGCCCCAACGTTATACGGCAGATACACGTGATCTGCGTGCACTAGGTTTTGGGGTCGACCCAATCACTGATGACTACAAGATTGTGATGATTTCCTACTCTCAAACAGATCCATCGGTTTACTCTATGAAGACAAACACTTGGTCTATTATTGATTCCCCTACCAtgccattaaaaaaagttatgtcAAGGGCGTGTTTGGTCAATGGAACATTGTATTGGGTAGTTGAATGTACGACAACCGAAATATGTATAATGACATTTGATTTGAGTATAAATGTTTGTGGCAAAATTGAGTTTCCGGAACCATGGGATGCAACTACAAAATTGATGATCATCAAAGATTCCTTAGCTGTGCTTTATACAGAATGTTTAAATGAATGGATTTGGGTGATAGAAGAGAGAAATAATAGTGCTTCTTGGTCTAGGGTTGTTAGCTCGCCTACCTGTTCATTTTATGAACCAGTAGGCCGAGTTTTGCAGCTGTCCAATGGTGATTTTTTACTCCATAAATACAATTTGGGGCTCACTGTTTGTAACCCAGTAAGAGGAGAGAGCTCATTTCCCTGCAGTTATATTTCTGACATCATTGACATGGAAATATACGCCGAAAGCCTTGTATTGCTAGATAGAGGCGTTGTTTGTAGGTTCAATCCCTGGTTCCTTAAAGAACGATATCCTGGTGGCGACAGTGGTTCACCTAATTTGACTCTTGTCTCGCAAAGCAAGTCCGCTCTTGGGATTAGTCAACTTTTAGGATTCGTCTGCTCTCAAATGGTgactttttttacattttaa
- the LOC122604801 gene encoding serine, glycine and glutamine-rich protein-like — protein MRCDGGDDRGSGSNGSGGISGFGGDRGGGCDDSGSGRNGSGGTSGFGDDRGGGGGGAASCESSGVVINVKIINVKEGNIVNLRIEKYIVKNFINRIINTSHMLARCDNVMMVATGGGCGGGCGIVLAL, from the coding sequence ATGCGTTGTGATGGAGGTGACGACAGGGGTAGCGGCAGTAATGGCAGTGGTGGAATCAGCGGCTTTGGTGGTGATCGCGGCGGTGGTTGTGACGACAGCGGTAGCGGCCGTAATGGCAGTGGTGGAACCAGCGGCTTTGGTGATGAtcgcggcggcggtggtggcggcgcCGCTAGCTGTGAGAGTAGCGGTGTagttattaacgtaaaaataattaatgtaaaagaggGTAACATAGTTAATTTAAGGATTGagaaatatattgtaaaaaatttcattaaccGTATTATAAATACTAGTCACATGCTCGCACGATGCGACAATGTGATGATGGTGGCAACGGGTGGTGGTTGTGGCGGTGGATGCGGCATAGTACTGGCGTTATAG
- the LOC122604893 gene encoding uncharacterized protein LOC122604893, whose protein sequence is MAARTGRESMEYFCDVVIALYQKEFLRRPTSHDVALITQAHEERHRILGLLGSLDCTHIEWRMCPKNLKGQYTRGDHKQSPLFQNKRNGSAPDSSFTVNGRHYKRGYYLTDGIYPRWTMFVKAYLHPVEQDKRKFLRLQKAARKDVERAFGVLKGK, encoded by the exons ATGGCTGCCCGAACGGGACGCGAGAGCATGGAGTACTTTTGTGATGTGGTCATCGCTTTATATCAAAAGGAGTTCTTACGTAGGCCGACATCTCATGACGTTGCTCTCATCACAcaagctcatgaagaaagacatCGTATTCTAGGATTGCTTggtagtcttgattgtacacacatCGAATGGAGGATGTGCCCTAAAAACTTAAAAGGGCAATACACGAGGGGTGATCACAAG CAGTCGCCATTGTTTCAAAACAAGCGTAATGGATCCGCGCCAGACAGTTCATTTACCGTAAATGGACGACATTACAAGCGTGGTTACTACCTTACCGATGGAATCTATCCTAGGTGGACTATGTTTGTTAAAGCTTATCTACATCCAGTGGAACAAGATAAAAGGAAATTTCTAAGACTACAAAaggctgcaagaaaggatgttgaACGGGCGTTTGGTGTTCTCAAGggaaaatga
- the LOC122604984 gene encoding uncharacterized protein LOC122604984: MSDSIAHKTKEEVASSVQEEFDKRFPKDQAPEIQTHEVQVKPTMEKPYDLKNFTIAKPPKYNVDPDPNWMWRDGMKLNKVCQMKTLRRGRWNKVCSGSSSSRRNVPTCTNCGKHHSGFCRLPSKKGCFNCGQPGHISRDCKVAPRKPTVCFNCFNEGHMKSACPLLSEEERQTEVRTVNEKKVAKKLGTPKGRSFQISVAQAKATPDVVSGTFLVYDTPAKVLFDSGANRSFVATRFTKCIHLQLSFLESPLLVEVAGDQTYVIKNVYLDCKLTINFENFKANLIPMSLGEFDVILGMDWLGQHKAKICCIDKSVHFKAPNGKDMIIYGERNQDSLPLCTYARASRLISRGCKGFLAHVVDPIKESKSLSEIPVVNEFVDVFPVVNLNPFLLVELF, from the exons ATGAGTGATTCCATTGCTcataaaacaaaagaagaagtgGCTTCATCAGTGCAAGAAGAATTTGATAAACGTTTTCCTAAAGATCAAGCACCGGAAATTCAAACTCATGAAGTTCAAGTGAAACCAACAATGGAAAAGCCTTATGACCTAAAGAATTTCACCATTGCTAAACCACCCAAGTACAATGTGGACCCGGACCCTAAT TGGATGTGGCGAGATGGCATGAAGTTGAACAAGGTATGCCAGATGAAGACTCTTCGAAGAGGAAGGTGGAACAAGGTATGCTCAGGGAGTAGCTCTTCTAGGAGAAATGTTCCTACTTGTACAAATTGTGGAAAACATCATTCTGGATTTTGCCGTTTACCTTCTAAAAAGGGGTGCTTTAATTGTGGCCAACCGGGTCACATTAGCCGAGATTGTAAAGTTGCTCCAAGGAAGCCTACTGTGTGCTTTAATTGTTTCAACGAAGGGCACATGAAAAGTGCTTGCCCATTGTTGTCGGAGGAGGAAAGACAAACGGAGGTAAGAACAGTGAATGAGAAGAAGGTAGCAAAAAAATTAGGAACTCCTAAGGGAAGATCATTCCAAATCTCAGTGGCCCAAGCAAAGGCAACACCCGATGTGGTTTCAGGTACCTTTCTTGTTTATGATACTCCCGCTAAAGTTTTATTTGATTCGGGAGCAAACCGTTCCTTTGTAGCCACCCGATTCACTAAATGTATTCATTTACAATTATCTTTCCTTGAATCCCCTTTGTTAGTGGAAGTAGCGGGGGACCAAACTTATGTGATTAAGAATGTGTATCTAGATTGTAAATTGactataaattttgaaaactttaaagcCAACCTTATTCCTATGAGTTTAGGAGAATTCGATGTGATTTTGGGAATGGATTGGCTCGGTCAACATAAGGCAAAGATTTGTTGTATTGATAAAAGTGTTCATTTTAAGGCTCCTAACGGTAAAGATATGATCATATATGGTGAAAGGAATCAAGATTCGTTACCGTTGTGTACTTATGCCCGAGCTTCTCGACTTATTTCTCGTGGATGTAAAGGCTTTCTTGCTCATGTTGTTGATCCTATTAAGGAATCTAAATCCTTATCCGAAATTCCGGTTGTCAATGAATTTGTTGATGTTTTTCCCGTTGTCAATCTAAATCCTTTCTTGCTCGTcgagttattttga
- the LOC122605257 gene encoding uncharacterized protein LOC122605257, producing MPPYEMLYGRRCRTPIYWGEVGQRELGGTDVVLETTQRIDEIREKLKAAQDRQKSYADVRRRPIEFAVGDQVMLKVSPWKGLLRFRKRGKLSPRFIGPFRIIARVGKLAYQLELRKELSRIHNTFHVSQLRKCLIDDATSVPLHEIELDKKLTYVEEPVAIVEEELRKINNKTVWTFKVQWKHHKSSEYTWETEHDMLVYYSSLHMAWITGT from the coding sequence ATGCCTCCGTATGAAATGCTATATGGTAGAAGATGTCGAACTCCCATTTATTGGGGAGAAGTAGGACAACGAGAATTAGGTGGAACCGATGTAGTGCTTGAAACTACTCAAAGGATAGATGAAATTCGTGAAAAACTCAAGGCCGCTCAAGATAGACAAAAATCATATGCCGATGTTAGGAGAAGACCTATTGAATTCGCGGTTGGTGATCAAGTCATGTTAAAGGTATCTCCATGGAAAGGTTTGCTAAGATTTCGTAAACGTGGAAAATTAAGTCCACGGTTTATAGGCCCATTTCGAATTATAGCCCGAGTTGGTAAATTAGCATACCAATTGGAGTTACGGAAAGAATTATCCCGAATTCATAATACTTTTCATGTGTCTCAACTCCGAAAATGTCTTATTGATGATGCAACAAGTGTTCCTTTGCATGAAATAGAATTAGACAAAAAGTTAACTTATGTGGAGGAACCGGTTGCTATTGTGGAAGAAGAgttgagaaaaataaataataagacGGTATGGACATTTAAGGTACAATGGAAACACCATAAGAGCTCGGAGTATACTTGGGAAACCGAGCATGACATGTTGGTGTATTACTCGTCTTTacatatggcttggatcacggGGACGTGA